In Flavobacterium gelatinilyticum, a genomic segment contains:
- a CDS encoding putative phage abortive infection protein → MTTYIIINSFITFLMLSICAYLFYWHKTNQEKKDKKNRKKKTSQLNWKIYFLLILSFIFVFFAFISPFIFTRPPINEDFDFSQTGQIGDTIGGLMNPFIALAGVIVTGLAFYIQYRANLQQRELFELEQKESKDQLQEQINNQNQQNKLQQFESQFYEMLRLHRENINEMKINGYDFDETENTLKRFEKITEGRKSFVVMKTEFECILSLYSKDHKLDKSGFQKCYNLFFSGLDAYAKSNQDEIILIELFKKARRNHEKPVQQEITTNKDRKEFLPNVQLYFNYKPFSGHSQRLGHYFRHLFLTVKSIANSTIVTDYEERMKYLRILRAQLSNHEQILLFYNWLSEYGDDWENEVNAFFTEYCMVHNLWYQILFDDKYISDQVNYLRTKKVQLRIGKMFEIDPN, encoded by the coding sequence ATGACAACCTACATTATAATAAATTCTTTCATTACTTTTTTGATGCTATCCATTTGTGCGTATCTATTTTACTGGCATAAAACAAATCAAGAAAAGAAAGATAAGAAAAATAGAAAAAAAAAGACTTCTCAACTAAATTGGAAAATTTATTTTTTATTAATTCTTTCTTTTATTTTTGTTTTTTTTGCATTCATCTCTCCATTTATTTTTACTCGTCCGCCAATAAATGAAGATTTTGACTTTAGCCAAACAGGTCAAATTGGAGATACAATAGGAGGGCTTATGAACCCATTTATTGCTCTTGCAGGTGTAATTGTAACAGGCCTCGCTTTTTATATTCAATACAGAGCAAATTTACAACAGCGAGAATTATTTGAATTAGAGCAAAAAGAGAGCAAGGACCAGCTTCAAGAGCAAATTAATAATCAAAATCAACAGAATAAACTTCAGCAGTTTGAATCTCAATTCTATGAAATGCTTAGGCTTCATAGAGAGAACATTAATGAAATGAAAATAAATGGATATGATTTCGATGAAACAGAAAATACATTAAAGAGATTTGAAAAAATTACAGAAGGCAGAAAATCGTTTGTTGTAATGAAAACGGAATTTGAATGTATTTTAAGCCTTTACAGCAAAGACCATAAGCTTGATAAATCTGGGTTTCAGAAATGCTATAATTTATTTTTTTCGGGATTAGATGCTTATGCAAAATCGAATCAAGATGAAATTATTTTAATTGAATTATTTAAAAAAGCAAGAAGAAACCACGAAAAACCAGTGCAGCAGGAGATAACCACTAATAAAGATAGAAAAGAGTTTCTGCCAAATGTTCAGTTATACTTTAATTACAAACCGTTTTCAGGACATTCCCAAAGACTTGGGCACTACTTTAGACATCTATTTTTAACCGTGAAGTCTATAGCGAATAGCACTATTGTGACTGATTATGAAGAAAGAATGAAATACTTGAGAATTTTAAGGGCTCAATTATCAAATCATGAACAGATATTATTGTTTTACAATTGGCTTAGTGAATATGGAGATGACTGGGAAAATGAAGTAAATGCATTTTTTACGGAATATTGTATGGTCCATAATTTATGGTATCAGATTTTATTTGACGATAAATATATTTCTGATCAGGT
- a CDS encoding sulfatase-like hydrolase/transferase, translating into MKALSTLIVLFEMTICTSLWAQKKPNILVIFGDDVGISNISTYGNGVVGYKTPNLDQLASEGIVFTDYYAENSCTAGRSSFITGQTPKRTGLSKVGIPGAPVGLQDRDITIAQALKTLGYSTGQFGKNHLGDLDQFLPTAHGFDEFFGNLYHLNAEEEPEWPNFPKDDPSFTKNYMPRGVIRSTAGGKIEDTGPLNRKRMETIDDETTAA; encoded by the coding sequence ATGAAAGCACTATCTACTTTAATCGTGTTGTTTGAAATGACCATTTGTACTAGCTTATGGGCTCAAAAAAAACCAAACATATTGGTTATTTTTGGTGATGACGTTGGAATTTCAAATATAAGCACTTATGGAAACGGAGTCGTTGGATATAAGACTCCAAATCTGGATCAACTGGCATCAGAAGGAATTGTTTTTACCGACTATTATGCCGAAAACAGCTGTACAGCGGGAAGGTCTTCCTTTATTACAGGTCAAACACCAAAACGTACTGGTTTGTCTAAAGTGGGCATTCCGGGTGCTCCTGTAGGCCTTCAGGATAGGGACATAACAATCGCACAAGCACTGAAGACTCTGGGATACAGCACAGGCCAGTTTGGAAAAAACCACCTGGGCGATTTGGATCAGTTTCTGCCTACCGCACATGGATTTGATGAGTTCTTCGGCAATCTATATCATCTAAACGCGGAAGAAGAGCCTGAGTGGCCTAACTTCCCAAAAGATGATCCGTCATTTACCAAAAATTACATGCCGCGCGGGGTTATACGCTCTACCGCAGGCGGCAAGATTGAGGATACGGGGCCTCTGAACAGGAAAAGA